The following proteins come from a genomic window of Paucimonas lemoignei:
- a CDS encoding peptidase, M48 family, producing the protein MRTAQAITCLLLLTLCGCAQMSKVQLPMGGPKVDPNLTLYNNYFKGPPAGKSLIAPTTPFSSTLQRQAIGVVPDPVLDSYLNSVLARLQKGLPGEPVPARVYISPDTAFTATSYEDGGIYIPYKVLATLQSEDELAALIGHEYSHVVLNHYSTNWVNTAANFTYSAANIAISKKIGKATDTNVLGMAVANEATLGVSQVGIMPALTRGQENDADRLGVDLLIKAGYSFTGNLDLLSRMQDWDARNEAIAKERKTNYINLFSASDKSFLAKAIDGKIDSFEQQIGDLIRTTSLHHEQGEDRATLLRAYLKQHYRSVDRPPVNTAAYDKVVGTAHAASLFNGVNDAYLSSEALLAHKPRDALSYAQKASSSAASQAPYVKHVLINALAANGKGAEAHALLERGISQRDTLFVDNRLMLDVLKRNSPEKALVLAQDSYDQFGAFPELYPDLISLNKKMKNPIAVMKFYGLCAGTSMSASNNALLASCNKANKE; encoded by the coding sequence GTGAGAACGGCGCAGGCGATCACCTGCCTGTTGCTGCTGACACTGTGCGGTTGCGCCCAGATGTCCAAGGTCCAGTTGCCCATGGGCGGCCCCAAGGTCGACCCAAACCTGACGCTCTACAACAACTACTTCAAGGGACCGCCAGCGGGCAAAAGCCTGATCGCCCCCACCACCCCGTTCAGCAGCACGCTACAGCGCCAGGCCATCGGGGTCGTCCCTGACCCGGTGCTGGACAGCTACCTGAACAGCGTCCTGGCGCGCCTGCAAAAAGGTCTTCCCGGCGAGCCGGTCCCGGCGCGGGTGTACATCAGCCCTGATACGGCCTTTACCGCCACCAGCTATGAAGACGGCGGCATCTACATCCCCTACAAGGTGCTGGCTACGCTGCAAAGCGAGGATGAACTGGCCGCGCTGATCGGCCACGAGTATTCCCACGTCGTGCTCAACCACTACAGCACCAACTGGGTCAATACTGCGGCCAACTTCACCTACTCCGCCGCAAACATCGCCATCAGCAAGAAGATCGGCAAAGCCACTGACACCAACGTGCTGGGCATGGCCGTGGCCAACGAGGCCACCCTGGGTGTATCGCAGGTGGGCATCATGCCTGCGCTCACCCGTGGCCAGGAAAACGACGCCGACCGTCTGGGCGTCGACCTGCTGATCAAGGCAGGCTATTCGTTCACCGGCAACCTGGACCTGCTCTCACGCATGCAGGATTGGGATGCGCGCAACGAAGCCATTGCCAAGGAACGCAAGACCAATTACATCAACCTGTTCTCGGCATCGGACAAAAGCTTCCTGGCCAAAGCCATCGACGGCAAGATCGACAGCTTCGAGCAGCAGATTGGTGACCTCATCCGCACCACCTCCCTGCACCACGAACAAGGCGAAGACCGCGCCACGCTGCTGCGCGCGTATTTGAAGCAGCATTACCGCAGCGTGGATCGCCCGCCGGTGAACACCGCCGCCTACGACAAGGTCGTGGGCACTGCCCATGCCGCGAGCCTGTTCAACGGGGTCAACGATGCCTACCTGTCGTCCGAAGCCCTGCTGGCCCACAAGCCGCGTGATGCGCTGAGCTATGCCCAGAAAGCCTCCAGCTCGGCCGCGAGCCAGGCACCTTACGTCAAGCATGTGCTCATCAACGCACTGGCGGCCAATGGCAAGGGAGCCGAAGCCCACGCACTGCTGGAGCGCGGTATCAGCCAGCGCGACACGTTGTTTGTAGACAACAGGCTGATGCTCGACGTGCTCAAGCGCAACTCGCCGGAAAAGGCCCTGGTATTGGCCCAGGACAGCTACGACCAGTTCGGCGCATTCCCCGAGCTTTACCCCGACCTCATCAGCCTGAACAAGAAAATGAAGAACCCGATTGCGGTGATGAAGTTCTACGGCCTGTGCGCAGGCACGTCGATGAGTGCCTCGAACAACGCCTTGCTGGCCAGCTGCAACAAGGCCAACAAGGAATGA
- the yecD gene encoding isochorismatase hydrolase, producing the protein MYALLILDMQVGLVHGPDRPWAAEALIETLNELMRRARETGAPIFLARHVGPPGSAIEPGSPLTELVPELQLTGDEVVFEKKRPNAFAQTDLPSQLRELGCEGVVVTGMKTQYCVDSTCRAARDCGFDAVLIADGHTCSDTPQLTAEAIVAHHNATLAGPFCRVVLAEEWRF; encoded by the coding sequence ATGTATGCACTTTTGATTCTCGATATGCAGGTCGGACTTGTTCATGGCCCGGACCGTCCCTGGGCGGCTGAGGCGCTTATAGAGACATTGAACGAGCTCATGCGGCGCGCACGGGAAACGGGCGCCCCCATCTTTCTCGCCCGCCATGTAGGTCCACCAGGCTCTGCGATCGAGCCGGGCAGCCCCCTCACAGAGCTTGTCCCGGAGTTACAGCTAACGGGTGACGAAGTGGTGTTCGAGAAAAAACGCCCCAACGCCTTTGCTCAAACTGACCTGCCGAGTCAGTTACGCGAGCTCGGCTGTGAAGGCGTCGTGGTGACCGGCATGAAAACTCAATACTGCGTCGACAGTACTTGCCGCGCGGCCCGCGATTGCGGCTTCGATGCGGTGCTCATCGCCGACGGACATACTTGCTCTGATACGCCACAACTGACAGCAGAGGCCATCGTGGCTCACCATAACGCGACACTGGCCGGCCCATTCTGCCGAGTGGTCCTGGCTGAGGAATGGCGTTTTTAG
- the betA_2 gene encoding GMC oxidoreductase: MKNPAGATDKADFSRRVDDNQRQLKARLNGAYDYIVCGSGTSGSVVARRLAENPDVKVLLLEAGGSDDVAAVSDASTWFTNLGSERDWQFQAQPNPHLNGRAIPLSMGKVLGGGASINVMVWSRGHRSDWDYFASESGDAAWNYQSTLATYRRIEDWKGVPDPQRRGTGGPVFVQPPINPNPIAPAMLGAAAELGMKVYDDPNGEMMEGPGGAALANLCLENGRRRSIFRRYVYPLMAQPNLTVLTHTHVLRVLLEGKRAVGVEALHDGKVISFRARHEVVLSLGAFNTPKVLMLSGIGGARQLTRHGIAVVQDLPGVGQNYQDHIMVSGCIWEYQQPLAPRNNAGESTFFWKSDPSLDVPDIQTFLAQIPIATPEAQATFNPPAASWSLLPGLVRPKSRGSITLSGASPMDPLNIDSAALAEPDDLQALMRAVEFCRELGNSSTLQPFARREVMPGAMSRQELEAFVRNTASTVWHQSCTAKMGRDALSVVDSQLRVYGISGLRIADASIMPRVTTGNTMAPCVIIGERLGSLLTASH, from the coding sequence ATGAAAAACCCTGCAGGCGCAACCGACAAGGCCGATTTTTCGCGTCGAGTTGACGACAATCAGCGTCAGTTAAAAGCCAGGCTCAATGGCGCTTACGATTACATCGTGTGTGGCTCCGGCACCTCCGGGTCGGTGGTCGCCCGGCGCCTCGCGGAAAATCCTGACGTCAAGGTGTTGCTGCTTGAGGCCGGTGGTAGCGATGATGTGGCGGCTGTCAGTGATGCCAGTACCTGGTTCACCAATCTGGGCAGCGAGCGGGACTGGCAGTTTCAGGCCCAACCCAACCCCCACCTCAATGGCCGAGCCATCCCGCTTTCCATGGGCAAGGTGCTGGGCGGCGGTGCGTCGATCAACGTCATGGTCTGGTCACGCGGTCACCGCAGTGACTGGGACTATTTCGCCAGCGAGTCAGGCGATGCAGCCTGGAATTACCAATCGACGCTGGCAACATATCGGCGTATCGAGGACTGGAAGGGTGTTCCCGATCCGCAGCGACGTGGCACAGGCGGTCCGGTTTTCGTGCAACCGCCCATCAATCCCAATCCGATTGCACCGGCCATGTTGGGCGCCGCAGCAGAGCTGGGCATGAAGGTGTATGACGATCCCAACGGCGAAATGATGGAGGGGCCCGGCGGCGCGGCGCTCGCCAACCTGTGTCTGGAAAACGGCCGTCGTCGGTCGATCTTTCGCCGCTACGTCTATCCCTTGATGGCCCAGCCCAACCTGACGGTGCTGACCCATACCCATGTATTGCGAGTGTTGCTGGAGGGCAAGCGAGCGGTCGGGGTCGAGGCCCTTCATGACGGCAAGGTCATCAGTTTCAGAGCCCGGCATGAAGTTGTGCTGTCACTGGGCGCCTTCAACACGCCAAAAGTCTTGATGCTTTCGGGCATCGGCGGTGCACGGCAACTCACCCGACACGGGATCGCCGTGGTGCAGGATCTTCCTGGCGTTGGCCAGAACTACCAGGATCACATCATGGTTTCCGGGTGTATCTGGGAGTATCAGCAGCCCCTGGCACCGCGAAATAACGCTGGAGAGTCGACGTTCTTCTGGAAAAGTGACCCATCGCTGGATGTCCCGGACATCCAGACTTTCCTGGCACAAATCCCCATTGCCACGCCCGAGGCCCAGGCCACGTTCAACCCGCCCGCTGCGTCTTGGTCGCTGTTGCCAGGGCTGGTGCGGCCCAAGAGCCGAGGTTCGATCACGCTGTCCGGCGCCAGTCCCATGGACCCGCTCAACATTGACAGCGCAGCGCTGGCGGAGCCGGACGATCTGCAGGCCCTGATGCGAGCGGTCGAATTTTGCCGTGAGCTTGGCAACAGCTCGACCCTGCAGCCATTCGCCCGCCGTGAAGTCATGCCCGGGGCCATGAGTCGCCAGGAACTGGAGGCGTTTGTACGCAACACGGCGTCGACCGTCTGGCACCAGTCCTGTACCGCCAAAATGGGCAGGGATGCGCTGTCGGTGGTGGATTCGCAGTTGCGCGTCTACGGCATCAGCGGCCTGAGAATCGCGGACGCCTCCATCATGCCGCGGGTCACCACCGGCAACACCATGGCGCCGTGCGTGATTATCGGCGAGCGCTTGGGCAGCCTGCTGACGGCCTCGCATTAA
- the gstB_3 gene encoding glutathione S-transferase codes for MITVHHLNNSRSQRILWLLEELSVPYEIKRYKRDPKTNLAPPELKAIHPLGKSPVIEDGPHVLIESGAIIDYLIRRHGDGRLQPDPASATYDEYVQWLHFAEGSAILPLMLNLYVRRLGDAGAPLHPRIESELANYLGYLNDALGLTPYLLGEELSGADIQMSFIGEFAKAQGMLQPYPNVLAWVKRFQERPAYRKALEQGGEYQFAK; via the coding sequence ATGATCACTGTCCATCATCTGAACAACTCACGCTCACAGCGCATTCTGTGGCTGCTCGAAGAGCTGAGCGTCCCCTACGAAATCAAGCGTTACAAGCGCGACCCGAAAACCAATCTTGCGCCCCCTGAACTCAAGGCCATCCATCCTTTGGGTAAATCTCCTGTCATTGAAGACGGTCCCCACGTACTGATCGAGTCCGGGGCCATCATTGACTACCTGATTCGTCGCCACGGCGACGGCCGACTGCAGCCGGATCCTGCCAGCGCCACCTACGATGAATACGTGCAATGGCTGCACTTCGCGGAAGGTTCGGCCATCCTGCCGCTGATGCTCAATCTGTACGTGCGACGCCTGGGTGACGCGGGCGCGCCGCTGCACCCTCGCATCGAATCAGAGCTGGCCAATTACCTCGGCTATCTCAACGATGCCCTGGGGTTGACGCCTTATCTGCTGGGCGAAGAGCTGAGCGGCGCGGACATCCAGATGAGTTTCATTGGCGAGTTCGCCAAAGCTCAGGGAATGCTGCAACCGTATCCGAATGTGCTGGCCTGGGTAAAACGCTTTCAGGAGAGACCTGCCTATCGCAAAGCGCTGGAGCAGGGCGGCGAATACCAGTTTGCCAAGTAG
- a CDS encoding CHASE2 domain protein: MQGHPESPSTPSAGKTTAIEKRVPTVAQLRAQILNPSLIWKAFIARCRRDIKRPCHFFRALRQTPYPHIGAQFLQRRTYEIALFIWIAWMGSLLVLEHIDPFGISHASEAHSDDLFQKVASSFYPSGAQDKIAVVLIDEQTLRSRGESWPPRYAYYQDVLRRVVKQKPAAVFMDLLLEDKRSYDDSLQSSREAMGQLLSAHPVPFYLATLDAHSENVFAGVPGVRSALAGWSGHGRDYPLLVGPGHYFVDGQRVDHEPEQEPEDCTANAQPTAALLLYKDLCASNAAAGCPAFDEKAFCKAMAVQWGRSVAPVVSTRELISASQCSPDDPSISARIGNAFTSLVAAFNSGRDEHAVDRVRQPCPYAITIREEDLTSEKARGLLEGRAVLIGQSLRGIHDIVESPVHGQIPGVYLHAMALDNLLNWHDSYYQAGNALLAKLLLGLVVSLIAAALLRADPPCMSFFLRSIAIFLVLGVSFIYYYCLHHPTLDWLGLLVVYELVKRIVESAEQPESAPSHTEISTS, translated from the coding sequence ATGCAAGGACACCCAGAAAGCCCGTCGACCCCGTCGGCAGGCAAGACGACGGCTATCGAAAAACGCGTGCCCACCGTTGCTCAACTGCGCGCGCAGATCCTCAATCCTTCCTTGATCTGGAAGGCCTTCATCGCCCGCTGCCGACGCGACATAAAACGCCCTTGCCACTTTTTCAGGGCGCTGCGCCAAACGCCCTACCCGCACATCGGCGCGCAGTTTCTCCAGCGGCGGACCTACGAAATTGCCCTGTTCATCTGGATCGCCTGGATGGGCAGCCTGCTGGTGCTGGAACACATCGACCCGTTCGGCATCAGCCATGCCTCCGAAGCCCACTCTGACGACCTGTTCCAGAAAGTGGCCTCCTCGTTCTACCCCAGCGGCGCGCAAGACAAGATCGCAGTGGTGCTGATTGACGAACAGACACTGCGCAGCCGCGGTGAGTCCTGGCCGCCGAGGTACGCCTATTACCAGGACGTACTGCGCAGGGTCGTCAAACAGAAACCGGCGGCTGTCTTCATGGACCTGCTGCTGGAGGACAAACGCAGCTACGACGATTCGCTGCAGTCCAGCCGAGAGGCCATGGGCCAACTGCTGAGCGCGCACCCTGTGCCGTTCTACCTCGCGACTCTGGACGCACACAGCGAAAACGTTTTTGCAGGTGTACCGGGCGTGCGCAGCGCGCTGGCCGGTTGGAGCGGTCATGGGCGCGACTACCCCTTGCTGGTCGGGCCGGGTCACTACTTCGTCGATGGTCAGCGTGTCGACCACGAGCCCGAACAGGAGCCCGAGGACTGCACCGCTAACGCGCAGCCCACTGCGGCGCTGCTGCTCTACAAGGACCTGTGCGCAAGCAATGCGGCAGCAGGCTGTCCAGCCTTCGACGAAAAGGCGTTTTGCAAAGCCATGGCCGTGCAGTGGGGCCGCAGCGTCGCACCGGTGGTCAGCACCCGCGAGCTCATTTCCGCCAGCCAATGCTCTCCGGACGACCCTTCGATCAGCGCCCGGATAGGCAACGCCTTCACAAGCCTGGTCGCCGCCTTCAACTCAGGTCGTGACGAACACGCTGTTGATCGGGTGCGCCAGCCCTGCCCTTACGCCATCACGATCAGGGAAGAGGACCTGACCTCGGAAAAAGCCCGGGGCCTGCTGGAAGGTCGTGCGGTCTTGATTGGCCAGAGCCTGCGCGGCATCCACGATATCGTCGAAAGCCCGGTGCATGGGCAGATCCCCGGCGTGTACCTGCATGCCATGGCCCTAGATAACCTGCTGAACTGGCATGACTCCTACTACCAGGCGGGCAATGCCTTGTTGGCAAAACTGCTGCTGGGCCTGGTCGTGTCCTTGATTGCCGCTGCGCTGTTGCGGGCAGATCCGCCCTGCATGAGTTTCTTCCTGCGCTCGATCGCCATCTTCCTGGTACTGGGCGTCAGCTTTATCTACTACTACTGCCTGCACCACCCGACGCTCGACTGGCTGGGCCTGCTGGTGGTCTACGAACTCGTAAAACGAATCGTCGAATCAGCCGAACAACCTGAATCCGCCCCCTCGCACACGGAGATTTCCACCTCATGA
- the kefA_2 gene encoding mechanosensitive ion channel family protein — protein sequence MQHATLNRIHAGLIALLLLCLTLPALAQPTTPPAQANSSGNQSPVVEQASLEDLNEQLDQIRQKVTVSANDDLLSSLRQAALQVQKQADALIARQAVDIEHLDDQLNILGPVQPDEPQSLSVQRKALTAQKNALVSDERQTNTLSQSARDLATQIFSLRRSLFDSQISTRTASPLSSAFWSTLIRPTDDDLGRMSRLLADVRSVFDAALAPGNRTLFISVVFGALLIWVAVRRLLERLLIKLMVRWLPEGRLRRSALALAVGLSTILTITIATSLLRWGIVRNAVLSNDVMNLLDQLQTLITFCAFIVGLGRALLMLPNPSWRLPQIPDQIATAMGRFPTVLALALMIIGTQERINSVIASSLALTVAVNGLTALAVSLVFFFALIRYRRTRRRFDLERLAGFAGLIPFVVAVWVGLSLLALLSGYLTLAYFLAVKLLWVSVVASTAYLLIACFGDVCENLLSPKQPGGMALGSAPGLSPRHQAQASTVLAGIGRTLLLLTAVLLAFLPSGSSPGELLESFTQLDVTSKSLGNLNIVPGDILLALICLIVGLLAVRVLKEWFGERLLPETNMDAGMQASLVTLIGYIGFVLVVAVVMSTLHISLTNLTWVVSALSVGIGFGLQAIVQNFISGLILLTERPVKVGDWVSLAGVEGDIRRINVRATEIQMSDRSTVIVPNSQFITQNVRNVTMGNALGVVGITLTLPLETDVLQIRELLLQAFTEHEAILDAPAPSVTFKDLTNSGVIISASGYVNSPRSVGGARSDLLFTVLGRLRELGIALSTPQSMVLINDGLEKPRVEE from the coding sequence ATGCAGCACGCTACGCTGAACCGTATTCACGCAGGATTGATCGCCCTATTGCTGCTGTGCCTCACGTTGCCAGCCCTCGCTCAGCCGACGACGCCCCCAGCCCAGGCCAACAGCTCAGGCAATCAATCGCCGGTTGTTGAGCAAGCGAGCCTGGAGGACCTGAACGAGCAGCTCGACCAGATCCGACAAAAAGTCACCGTCAGCGCCAACGATGACTTGCTTTCAAGCCTGCGCCAGGCGGCGTTGCAGGTGCAGAAACAGGCCGACGCACTGATTGCCCGGCAAGCGGTCGACATCGAACACCTGGACGACCAGCTCAATATTCTGGGGCCTGTACAACCGGACGAGCCTCAGAGCCTGAGCGTCCAGCGCAAGGCACTGACCGCTCAAAAGAACGCCCTTGTCAGTGATGAGCGCCAGACCAATACCCTGAGCCAGTCAGCCCGGGACCTGGCCACCCAGATATTCAGCCTGCGTCGCAGCCTGTTTGATTCACAGATCAGCACCCGGACCGCCAGCCCGCTCAGTTCGGCCTTCTGGTCCACCCTGATTCGGCCGACGGACGATGATCTGGGACGTATGAGCAGGCTCCTGGCGGATGTGCGCAGCGTATTCGACGCAGCCCTTGCCCCAGGTAACCGCACCCTGTTCATCAGCGTCGTGTTCGGCGCGCTGCTGATATGGGTTGCGGTGCGCCGCTTGCTCGAACGCCTGCTGATCAAGCTGATGGTGCGCTGGCTGCCGGAAGGTCGCCTGCGTCGAAGCGCCCTGGCATTGGCGGTCGGGCTGTCGACGATCCTGACCATCACCATCGCCACCTCCCTGCTGCGCTGGGGCATAGTACGCAACGCGGTGCTCAGTAACGACGTGATGAATTTGCTTGATCAGTTGCAGACGCTGATCACCTTCTGCGCCTTCATTGTCGGCCTGGGCCGCGCATTGCTGATGCTGCCGAACCCGTCGTGGCGCCTGCCGCAGATCCCCGACCAGATCGCCACGGCCATGGGCCGCTTCCCTACCGTGCTGGCCCTGGCACTGATGATCATCGGCACCCAGGAGCGAATCAACAGCGTGATCGCGAGCAGCCTGGCGCTGACGGTCGCGGTCAACGGCCTGACGGCACTGGCCGTTTCGCTGGTGTTTTTCTTCGCCCTGATTCGCTACCGCCGAACCCGCCGACGGTTCGACCTGGAGCGTCTGGCAGGATTTGCCGGGCTGATTCCGTTTGTCGTAGCGGTCTGGGTCGGCTTGAGTTTGCTGGCATTGCTGAGCGGCTATCTGACGCTCGCTTACTTTCTCGCCGTGAAGCTGCTGTGGGTGAGTGTCGTGGCGTCCACGGCCTACCTGCTGATCGCCTGCTTCGGTGACGTCTGCGAAAACCTCCTGTCGCCCAAGCAACCAGGCGGCATGGCACTGGGTTCTGCACCGGGCCTTTCCCCCAGGCATCAGGCGCAAGCCAGCACCGTCCTGGCGGGTATCGGCCGCACCCTGCTGCTGCTCACCGCCGTATTGCTGGCCTTCCTGCCATCAGGTTCCAGCCCCGGCGAACTGCTCGAAAGCTTCACTCAACTGGATGTCACGTCCAAGTCCCTCGGCAACCTGAACATCGTGCCCGGGGATATCCTGCTGGCATTGATCTGCCTGATCGTTGGCCTGCTGGCCGTGCGGGTTCTCAAGGAATGGTTTGGCGAACGACTGCTGCCCGAGACCAATATGGATGCGGGCATGCAGGCCTCCCTGGTGACCTTGATCGGCTACATCGGCTTTGTGCTGGTGGTGGCCGTGGTCATGTCCACCCTGCACATCAGCCTCACCAATCTGACCTGGGTGGTCAGCGCCTTGTCGGTGGGGATAGGGTTTGGCCTGCAAGCCATTGTGCAGAACTTCATCTCCGGCCTGATTCTGCTGACTGAACGGCCGGTCAAGGTGGGCGACTGGGTCAGTCTGGCCGGGGTCGAAGGCGATATCCGCCGGATCAACGTGCGAGCCACGGAAATCCAGATGTCCGACCGCTCCACCGTGATCGTGCCCAACTCGCAGTTCATCACCCAGAACGTCCGTAACGTCACCATGGGCAATGCGTTGGGAGTTGTGGGAATTACCCTGACCCTGCCACTGGAAACAGATGTCCTGCAGATACGCGAGCTGCTGTTGCAAGCCTTCACCGAGCACGAAGCCATCCTGGACGCACCCGCGCCTTCGGTGACCTTCAAAGACCTGACCAACAGCGGCGTGATTATCAGCGCCAGTGGCTACGTGAACAGCCCGCGTTCGGTTGGCGGTGCGCGAAGCGATCTGCTGTTTACCGTGCTGGGGCGCCTGCGTGAACTCGGCATCGCGCTGTCGACACCGCAAAGCATGGTGTTGATCAACGACGGCCTGGAAAAACCCCGCGTAGAGGAATAA
- the pleD_6 gene encoding response regulator receiver modulated diguanylate cyclase produces the protein MHVQDEVLEILVVDDQQENLAEMQELLEELGRPVRCVDSGAEALACMATGKIGLVLLDVQMPGMDGFEVARRMRANPDTCFTPVIFISGMRQTDEVLDQGYAAGAVDFMTKPVHPIMLLHKARVLLEHDHYRRGLLRTSEQLERERSFNASILDNTAEGILVVGDNGRIDYANPAITRMLGCTGSELHGTELIEWIDSPHEVSWQTSVWKDHLQRGESLRLHDASLRSRGGQTVPVALSCAALPNGQQAMTIVALDMSAVRELYRKLEIMTITDALTGLLNRRGFIQALEAAIARNQRTGRLSALLFLDLDGFKQINDKFGHDRGDEALRWVGDQLQGCLRPYDRLARIGGDEFTVIIEGMQSRDDVAAVAEKLVQQVASDPGRFPLGASIGVACLPEAGANVEDIMRAADTAMYEAKHRGKGQYRFYLPTETEGTYNGPGLQG, from the coding sequence TTGCACGTGCAAGACGAGGTATTGGAAATTCTGGTGGTGGATGACCAGCAGGAGAACCTGGCTGAAATGCAGGAGTTGCTGGAAGAACTCGGTAGGCCGGTGCGCTGCGTAGATTCAGGCGCCGAGGCCCTGGCGTGCATGGCCACTGGCAAAATTGGCCTGGTGCTGCTGGATGTCCAGATGCCCGGCATGGATGGCTTTGAAGTCGCCAGGCGCATGCGCGCCAATCCAGACACGTGCTTCACGCCCGTCATTTTCATCTCCGGCATGCGTCAGACCGACGAGGTGCTGGATCAGGGTTACGCGGCAGGTGCCGTGGACTTCATGACCAAACCTGTTCATCCGATCATGCTGCTGCACAAGGCACGCGTGCTTCTGGAGCATGACCACTACCGACGCGGGCTGTTGCGCACAAGCGAGCAACTGGAACGCGAGCGCTCGTTCAACGCGTCAATCTTGGACAACACCGCCGAGGGCATTCTGGTGGTCGGCGACAACGGTCGCATTGACTATGCCAATCCGGCTATCACCCGCATGTTGGGTTGCACGGGGAGCGAGCTGCATGGGACGGAGTTGATCGAGTGGATTGATTCGCCCCATGAGGTCAGCTGGCAGACGTCGGTATGGAAGGATCACCTGCAGCGCGGCGAGAGCCTTCGGTTGCACGACGCCAGCCTGCGCAGCCGTGGGGGGCAGACGGTGCCGGTTGCCTTGTCCTGCGCGGCACTGCCTAACGGCCAGCAAGCCATGACCATTGTCGCCCTGGACATGTCGGCAGTGCGCGAGTTGTATCGCAAGCTCGAAATCATGACGATCACTGACGCGCTCACGGGGCTCCTTAACCGTCGTGGGTTTATCCAGGCGCTGGAAGCGGCGATCGCTCGCAATCAACGCACCGGACGTTTGAGCGCGCTGCTGTTTCTGGATCTGGATGGCTTCAAGCAGATAAACGACAAGTTCGGCCATGACCGAGGAGACGAGGCCCTGCGCTGGGTGGGCGATCAATTGCAGGGTTGCCTGAGGCCGTACGACCGGTTGGCGAGGATCGGGGGCGACGAGTTCACCGTCATCATCGAAGGGATGCAATCGCGAGACGACGTCGCCGCTGTCGCAGAAAAGCTGGTGCAGCAGGTCGCCTCCGATCCCGGCAGATTTCCATTAGGCGCCAGCATTGGCGTGGCGTGTTTGCCCGAGGCAGGGGCTAACGTGGAGGACATCATGCGCGCCGCTGATACCGCCATGTACGAGGCTAAACATCGCGGCAAAGGCCAGTACCGTTTTTATCTCCCGACAGAAACTGAAGGCACTTATAACGGGCCTGGCCTGCAGGGATAG
- the bdhA_2 gene encoding short-chain dehydrogenase, which translates to MNIDFTGRNVLVTGSTSGIGFAAAKGFLEAGARVVINGRSEASTQSALQRLGPLAANAVGFVADLSTEQACQQLLAEHPSFDVVVNNLGIFNPQDFFDIPDSEWQRFFDTNVMSGVRISRAYAPGMVQRGWGRIVFVSSESALNIPADMIHYGFSKTAQLAISRGLAKRLAGTGVTVNSVLPGPTLSEGVAEMLKPDVESSGDSLEKVAADFVIAHRGSSIIRRASSVDEVANMIIYVSSEQASATTGAALRVDGGVVDTIA; encoded by the coding sequence ATGAACATTGACTTTACCGGCCGCAATGTCCTGGTCACCGGCTCCACCAGTGGTATCGGCTTTGCTGCTGCCAAGGGCTTTCTTGAAGCGGGGGCTCGCGTGGTGATCAACGGGCGAAGTGAGGCAAGTACTCAATCCGCCTTGCAGCGGCTGGGACCACTGGCGGCCAACGCCGTCGGGTTTGTCGCGGACTTGAGTACCGAGCAGGCCTGCCAGCAATTGTTGGCCGAGCACCCCAGCTTCGATGTGGTGGTCAACAATCTGGGCATTTTCAACCCGCAGGATTTTTTCGACATCCCTGACAGCGAGTGGCAGCGCTTTTTCGACACCAATGTGATGTCAGGCGTGCGCATCTCCAGGGCCTATGCCCCCGGAATGGTGCAACGGGGCTGGGGGCGCATCGTGTTTGTGTCGTCGGAGTCGGCGCTGAATATCCCGGCAGACATGATTCACTACGGTTTCAGTAAAACGGCGCAACTGGCGATATCCAGGGGCCTGGCCAAGCGCCTGGCAGGCACGGGCGTCACGGTCAACTCGGTGCTGCCGGGTCCCACACTGTCAGAGGGCGTCGCCGAGATGCTCAAGCCGGACGTCGAGAGCTCCGGTGACAGTCTGGAGAAAGTGGCCGCCGATTTTGTCATCGCTCATCGTGGCTCTTCGATTATTCGCCGTGCCTCCAGCGTGGACGAGGTGGCCAACATGATCATCTACGTCAGCTCCGAACAGGCCTCGGCCACTACCGGCGCTGCGCTGCGCGTGGACGGTGGCGTCGTCGATACTATTGCCTGA